The Takifugu flavidus isolate HTHZ2018 chromosome 21, ASM371156v2, whole genome shotgun sequence genome has a window encoding:
- the tpd52 gene encoding LOW QUALITY PROTEIN: tumor protein D52 (The sequence of the model RefSeq protein was modified relative to this genomic sequence to represent the inferred CDS: deleted 2 bases in 1 codon): MEPLEEYHSPFDFEQGVNASYLYLSPAYGDTPPSSPAVATRGSQPHADAEMGEDAVTTVGPSAPPAMTEEERQELQEELLKVEDEIQTLSQVLAAKEKQAADIKRKLGITPLNELKQNLTRTWQDVTASTAYRRTSETLSQASLKATTAFSNMGSVLSRKLEDVRSALT, encoded by the exons ATGGAGCCCCTGGAGGAATACCACTCTCCCTTCGACTTTGAACAGGGAGTCAACGCCAGCTATTTGTACCTGTCCCCGGCGTACGGCGACACGCCGCCCAGCTCGCCCGCCGTGGCGACCAGAG gatcTCAACCCCATGCCGACGCAGAAATGGGTGAAGATGCCGTGACGACGGTCGGCCCGTCCGCT CCCCCCGCCAtgacggaggaggagcggcaggagctgcaggaagagctgctcaag gtggaggatgagATCCAGACTCTGTCCCAGGTCCTGGCAGCCAAAGAGAAACAGGCGGCAGACATCAAGAGGAAGCTGGGCATCACACCGCTGAACGAGCTGAAACAGAACCTCACCAGAACCTGGCAGGACGTCACCGCCTCCACCGC GTACAGACGGACATCTGAAACGCTGTCTCAGGCGAGCCTGAAGGCCACGACGGCGTTCTCCAACATGGGCTCGGTGCTgagcaggaagctggaggacGTCAGGTCAGCtctcaca